One segment of Dolichospermum sp. DET69 DNA contains the following:
- a CDS encoding protein kinase, producing the protein MPSTVTLTITTGKLSGKQYIFDNRSTCIIGRGEDCNLQIADNIDMTVSRYHCLLDINPPEIRIRDLGSLNGTMVNDKIIGQRKAEQTPEEAAKIAFPEYDLGNNDQVIVGDIVFDIGVETELEKQKTPNFIVKEENNKPNFFDIIKNLLNLASQGNQNLQVIANYHLIKSLGQGGCGEVFLAQHTQAKKLVALKLMLPQVAAKEMGVKMFLRETENTKFLQHPHVVQLLDYGYAENTFFFTMEYCEGGDVWDLMEKLGGRLPVNMAVDITLQILDGLIYAHNVEVPYVRLADGRLGKGKGLVHRDLKPNNIFITNIDGKMIVKIGDYGLAKAFDLAGLSGQTLTDTKMGTPVFMCRQQVLDFKHALPEVDVWASAACLYNMLTGDFPRNFVGDPWNCILINNPVPIRQRDSNIPENLAKVIDLALTEKPQIHFQSAADFKAALLKSL; encoded by the coding sequence ATGCCATCTACCGTTACCCTCACCATTACCACAGGGAAACTTTCAGGAAAACAATATATATTCGATAACCGCAGCACTTGTATTATTGGCAGAGGAGAAGATTGCAATTTGCAAATTGCCGATAATATTGATATGACAGTTTCTCGTTATCATTGCTTATTAGATATCAACCCACCAGAAATTAGAATCCGTGATTTAGGCAGTTTAAATGGGACGATGGTTAACGATAAAATCATCGGACAAAGGAAAGCAGAACAAACTCCAGAAGAAGCTGCAAAAATAGCTTTTCCAGAATATGATTTAGGTAATAATGATCAGGTAATAGTTGGAGATATTGTCTTTGATATTGGTGTAGAAACAGAACTAGAAAAACAGAAAACTCCGAATTTTATAGTTAAAGAAGAAAACAACAAACCTAATTTTTTTGATATTATTAAAAATCTCCTTAATTTAGCAAGTCAAGGAAATCAAAATCTTCAAGTAATTGCTAATTATCATCTAATCAAATCTTTAGGACAAGGTGGTTGTGGAGAAGTATTTTTAGCTCAACATACCCAAGCTAAAAAACTTGTGGCATTAAAATTAATGTTACCTCAAGTTGCGGCTAAAGAAATGGGTGTAAAAATGTTTTTGCGAGAAACAGAAAACACCAAATTTTTGCAACATCCTCATGTAGTCCAGTTATTAGATTATGGCTATGCCGAAAATACCTTTTTCTTCACAATGGAATATTGCGAAGGTGGGGATGTTTGGGATTTAATGGAAAAGTTAGGAGGACGTTTACCTGTTAACATGGCTGTTGATATCACCCTCCAAATTCTTGACGGTTTAATCTATGCTCATAACGTGGAAGTTCCTTATGTGAGATTAGCAGACGGAAGACTAGGAAAAGGTAAAGGTTTAGTACATCGAGACTTAAAACCCAATAATATTTTTATTACTAATATTGATGGTAAAATGATAGTGAAAATTGGCGATTATGGTTTAGCAAAAGCCTTTGATTTAGCTGGGTTGAGTGGACAAACCTTGACAGATACAAAAATGGGTACACCTGTATTTATGTGTCGTCAACAAGTGCTAGATTTCAAACACGCATTACCAGAAGTTGATGTGTGGGCAAGTGCAGCTTGTTTATATAATATGTTAACAGGAGATTTCCCCCGTAATTTTGTGGGAGATCCTTGGAATTGTATATTAATAAATAATCCCGTTCCCATTCGTCAACGTGATAGTAATATTCCTGAAAATTTAGCAAAAGTCATAGATTTGGCATTAACAGAAAAACCGCAAATTCATTTTCAATCTGCGGCTGATTTTAAAGCAGCTTTGTTAAAGTCTCTTTGA
- a CDS encoding FGGY-family carbohydrate kinase, producing the protein MNFSLGIDFGTSGARGVVIDEEGAILSEMRHCWQTGTINWVECWREALWSLLGQIPGVLRREIRAIAINGTSSTILLTDGAGEPVDTPLLYNDGRGITALERLSRIAPPNHTVLSATSSLAKLLWMQELPSFAKARYLLHQADWLGFLLHGKLGISDYHNALKLGYDVEKLQYPEWLEQLQIPLQLPQVLAPGTAIGELCPQIVAEFGFKGDCLVVAGTTDSIAAFLASGAKFPGEAVTSLGSTLVLKLLSRHRIEDARYGIYSHRLGDLWLTGGASNTGGAVLKHFFSDVELVRLSAEIDPTQASDLDYYPLLKPGDRFPINDPQLLPRLEPRPDDNKEFLHGLLESMARIETRGYELLQNLGADSLTHIYTAGGGAANPAWTAIRQRCLKVPIVSSINTEAAYGTALLAMGRI; encoded by the coding sequence ATGAATTTCTCCCTTGGTATTGACTTTGGCACTTCTGGCGCAAGGGGTGTGGTAATTGATGAAGAAGGTGCGATTCTGTCCGAAATGCGTCATTGTTGGCAGACTGGGACGATAAATTGGGTAGAATGTTGGCGAGAGGCACTATGGAGTCTTTTAGGGCAAATTCCGGGGGTGTTAAGGCGGGAAATAAGGGCGATCGCTATTAATGGGACTTCTTCCACTATTTTGCTGACTGATGGGGCTGGAGAGCCTGTAGACACGCCGCTATTATACAACGATGGTCGGGGGATAACGGCTTTAGAACGGTTGAGCCGGATTGCACCACCTAACCACACTGTGTTAAGTGCTACATCTAGTCTAGCGAAACTCCTCTGGATGCAGGAATTACCTTCTTTTGCAAAAGCTAGATATCTATTGCATCAAGCCGATTGGCTGGGATTTCTTTTGCATGGAAAGTTAGGTATTAGCGATTACCACAACGCGTTAAAACTGGGTTATGACGTGGAAAAGTTGCAATATCCCGAATGGTTGGAACAGTTACAAATTCCCCTCCAATTACCACAAGTCTTAGCACCGGGGACGGCTATTGGTGAATTATGTCCCCAGATTGTGGCTGAATTTGGCTTTAAAGGCGATTGTTTGGTGGTTGCAGGCACAACTGACAGTATTGCGGCTTTTCTAGCCAGTGGAGCTAAATTTCCGGGGGAAGCGGTAACTTCTCTGGGTTCAACTTTGGTACTAAAACTTTTAAGTCGTCACAGAATCGAAGATGCGCGATATGGAATTTATAGTCATCGTTTAGGAGATTTGTGGTTGACTGGAGGTGCTTCTAATACAGGTGGTGCAGTTTTGAAGCATTTCTTTAGTGATGTCGAGTTGGTGAGGTTAAGTGCGGAAATTGATCCAACTCAAGCTAGTGATTTAGATTATTATCCATTATTAAAACCAGGCGATCGCTTTCCCATTAATGATCCCCAATTATTACCAAGACTAGAACCACGTCCAGATGACAATAAAGAATTTCTGCATGGTTTATTAGAAAGTATGGCTAGAATAGAAACACGAGGATATGAATTATTGCAAAACTTAGGTGCAGATTCATTGACTCATATTTATACAGCTGGTGGTGGTGCTGCTAATCCTGCTTGGACAGCTATTCGTCAACGTTGTTTAAAAGTACCAATTGTTTCATCAATTAATACAGAAGCAGCTTATGGAACAGCACTTTTGGCAATGGGAAGAATATAA
- a CDS encoding photosystem I reaction center subunit XII: MPISDTQVYIALVVALIPGILAWRLATELYK; the protein is encoded by the coding sequence ATGCCTATCTCAGATACTCAAGTTTACATTGCTTTGGTTGTGGCGCTAATTCCAGGAATTCTAGCTTGGCGGTTAGCTACAGAACTATACAAATAA
- a CDS encoding tetratricopeptide repeat protein: protein MNKHSFLNSGIQNNQVSLFDKNNPCHQCVQLQDGNESMLEERYLRSCALKLAQQGDYTKAIALLSHLIDNHPENAVDYNNRGLIYFQSGDSQKAICDYNKALDLNSKLASAYNNRANYYAACGELTAALADYEQALDLNPHHIRAWINRSITLRDLGEYGEAIENLEIAMLFGQLKGNIWAERGRTYHLWGDWNCAIADYRRALAELPSLNHQDVSGYRLRLQLENWLNELLFFED, encoded by the coding sequence ATGAATAAGCACTCTTTTTTAAATTCTGGTATTCAAAACAATCAAGTATCTCTTTTTGATAAAAACAATCCTTGTCATCAATGTGTACAGTTACAGGATGGTAATGAATCAATGTTAGAGGAACGTTATTTACGCTCTTGTGCTTTGAAGTTAGCACAACAAGGGGATTATACTAAAGCGATCGCTCTTTTAAGTCACCTGATTGACAATCATCCCGAAAATGCTGTTGATTACAATAACCGAGGGCTAATTTATTTTCAAAGTGGTGACAGCCAAAAAGCCATCTGTGATTATAACAAAGCCTTAGACTTAAATTCTAAATTAGCTAGTGCTTACAATAATCGGGCTAATTATTACGCCGCTTGTGGTGAGTTAACAGCCGCATTAGCTGATTATGAACAAGCATTAGACCTAAATCCCCATCATATCCGAGCTTGGATTAATCGCAGTATTACTTTACGTGACTTAGGAGAGTATGGGGAAGCCATTGAAAATTTAGAAATTGCGATGCTGTTTGGTCAACTCAAAGGAAATATTTGGGCTGAACGAGGACGGACTTATCATCTCTGGGGTGATTGGAATTGTGCGATCGCGGATTATCGTCGCGCATTGGCAGAACTACCATCTTTAAATCATCAAGATGTTTCCGGTTATCGCTTGCGTTTACAACTCGAAAACTGGTTAAACGAGTTGCTATTTTTTGAAGACTAA
- a CDS encoding YajQ family cyclic di-GMP-binding protein, whose translation MASSFSFDIVSDFDRQELVNTIDQVVRDVKSRYDLKDTKTTIELGEENITIATDSDFTLESVHTILREKAAKRNLSQKIFEFGKVESASGNRVRQEITLKKGISQEIAKQISKLIRDEIKKVQASIQGDAVRVIAKSKDDLQLVIQRLKQEDFPVALQFTNYR comes from the coding sequence ATGGCTTCTTCTTTTTCCTTTGATATTGTCAGCGACTTTGATAGACAAGAATTAGTTAATACTATTGATCAAGTCGTCAGAGACGTTAAAAGCCGTTACGATCTTAAAGACACGAAAACCACAATTGAATTAGGTGAAGAAAACATTACCATTGCTACTGATAGTGACTTTACTTTAGAATCTGTCCATACCATCCTGCGGGAAAAAGCTGCAAAGCGTAACCTTTCCCAAAAAATATTTGAATTTGGTAAAGTTGAATCTGCCAGTGGTAATCGTGTCCGTCAAGAAATCACCCTCAAAAAAGGTATCAGTCAAGAAATTGCCAAACAAATTTCTAAATTGATTCGGGACGAAATTAAAAAGGTTCAAGCATCAATTCAAGGTGACGCTGTGAGGGTGATAGCCAAATCCAAAGATGATTTACAACTCGTTATCCAACGTCTTAAACAAGAAGACTTTCCTGTTGCTTTGCAATTTACAAATTATCGTTAA
- a CDS encoding MAPEG family protein produces MSLSLLPVPAIFLYSIVGAAILIYLPYLLVAFARVQVGYDLSAPRAMFDKLPPYAQRATWAHENSFEGFMVFAAAALMAYVTGVNSPQAANAAIAFIIARLLYSIFYIANIPLLRSLMFGIASFSSGTLFFLSLMQIK; encoded by the coding sequence ATGTCTCTATCTCTATTACCAGTACCTGCTATTTTTTTATACTCTATTGTCGGCGCAGCTATTCTCATTTATCTACCCTATTTATTAGTAGCTTTTGCTAGAGTGCAAGTAGGATACGATCTTTCTGCTCCTCGCGCCATGTTTGATAAGTTGCCACCCTATGCCCAACGAGCAACATGGGCCCATGAAAACTCCTTTGAAGGGTTTATGGTTTTTGCAGCAGCAGCCTTAATGGCTTATGTCACTGGAGTGAATTCTCCCCAAGCAGCAAACGCAGCGATAGCCTTTATCATTGCTCGTTTGCTATACTCTATTTTCTATATTGCAAATATACCCCTGTTGCGATCGCTTATGTTTGGTATTGCTTCTTTTAGTTCTGGAACTCTTTTTTTCCTGAGTCTCATGCAAATCAAATAA
- a CDS encoding DNA recombination-mediator protein A, translated as MSQSIETINLDTLAQELATIQQTGSKRIALLGSRHVPITHQNLIEMMSYALILSGNRIITSGATGTNSAAIRGATKADPNLLTVILPQSLERQPHESRQQLEQVMHLVENPSNDNLSLAEASYLCNKEIVSRCQQLICFAFHDSRTLLQTCSDAEEQRKVVTLFYFD; from the coding sequence TTGAGTCAGTCAATAGAAACTATTAACCTCGATACATTAGCCCAAGAACTAGCAACTATCCAGCAAACAGGTTCTAAGCGGATTGCCTTGCTAGGTTCTCGTCATGTGCCAATTACCCATCAGAACCTCATTGAAATGATGAGTTATGCCCTGATTCTATCGGGCAACCGCATCATTACATCTGGTGCTACAGGCACAAACTCTGCGGCCATCCGGGGCGCAACAAAGGCTGATCCCAACTTACTCACGGTAATTTTACCCCAGAGCTTGGAACGCCAACCCCACGAATCGCGCCAGCAATTAGAACAAGTCATGCACCTGGTGGAAAATCCCAGCAATGATAACCTGTCCTTAGCTGAAGCGAGTTACTTATGTAACAAAGAAATCGTCTCTCGTTGTCAACAACTCATCTGCTTTGCATTTCACGATAGTCGCACTCTGCTACAAACCTGTAGTGATGCCGAAGAACAGCGAAAAGTGGTAACACTCTTCTACTTTGACTAG
- a CDS encoding HpsJ family protein yields MTTRTTSSNTSGLLKLIGIICVLSFLLDFLFLLLPLQPTDKLWQINVSRSLVERGIIPMLGLGAILTAYWVDRVGDSSHRSSARLKLPLFIFSSLLGLIFLLIFPLHLINVNEVKSQALTRINQEAQQLESQINNQLTQEQTEIKNQLAQIQNQFGNEQIKAAVEKQRPVLKQQLATQLNELIKDEKKYNQALNNKQLPDAQKNLLKQYKVNPQALDDFISQQTDPQQLAALATQRSNKISQEATQKITQIRTQKQQQLQKTQEDAWKELRTGISSLLLSIGYIVIGWTGLKGVGVL; encoded by the coding sequence ATGACTACTCGTACTACATCCTCTAATACATCGGGTTTGCTGAAATTAATCGGCATAATCTGTGTATTGTCTTTTCTTCTAGACTTTCTATTTTTATTATTACCTTTGCAACCTACAGATAAACTCTGGCAAATCAACGTATCTAGAAGTCTTGTAGAGCGTGGTATTATCCCCATGCTTGGTTTAGGAGCAATTTTAACGGCATATTGGGTTGATAGAGTTGGTGACAGTAGCCATCGCTCATCTGCGCGTCTAAAGTTGCCACTTTTTATCTTCTCTAGTTTGTTGGGGCTGATATTTTTATTAATTTTTCCTCTACACCTCATTAACGTCAATGAAGTAAAGAGTCAGGCATTAACACGGATTAACCAAGAAGCCCAACAGTTGGAAAGCCAAATTAACAATCAATTAACACAAGAGCAAACAGAAATTAAAAATCAATTAGCACAAATACAAAATCAATTTGGTAATGAACAGATAAAAGCGGCTGTAGAGAAACAACGCCCGGTATTAAAACAGCAATTAGCTACTCAGTTAAATGAACTGATCAAGGATGAAAAGAAGTATAATCAGGCACTTAACAATAAACAATTACCTGACGCACAAAAGAATTTACTCAAGCAATATAAAGTAAATCCTCAAGCTTTAGATGATTTTATCAGCCAGCAAACAGATCCTCAACAACTAGCAGCCCTGGCAACCCAGAGAAGCAACAAAATTAGTCAGGAAGCAACCCAGAAAATTACCCAAATTCGTACTCAAAAACAACAACAGTTGCAAAAAACTCAGGAAGATGCCTGGAAAGAATTACGGACTGGTATTAGTAGTTTATTGTTATCCATTGGTTACATCGTTATCGGTTGGACTGGCTTAAAAGGTGTCGGTGTTTTGTAA
- the cofG gene encoding 7,8-didemethyl-8-hydroxy-5-deazariboflavin synthase subunit CofG, translated as MSLSNQNIVTYSPAYTVVPTYECFNRCTYCNFRTEPGQSPWLTLAEAEKTLLQLKNQNICEILMLSGEVHPHSARREAWFQRIYDLCALALEMGFLPHTNVGPLSWAEMEKLKTVNVSMGLMLEQLTPKLLNTVHRHAPSKLPQVRSQQLQWAGELKIPFTTGLLLGIGETEADWWETLAAISESHAHYHHIQEVILQPHSPGTVQSFDAPPFNPHQLPEVITRAREILPADIIIQIPPNLVEDGNWLLACIAAGARDLGGIGPKDEVNPDYPHLQAEELRSILESGGWELVPRLPLYPQFDHWLDAELRHKVKGWREKL; from the coding sequence ATGTCTCTATCTAATCAAAATATTGTCACTTATAGCCCTGCTTATACGGTTGTTCCCACTTATGAATGTTTTAATAGATGTACATATTGCAATTTTCGCACCGAACCGGGTCAAAGTCCTTGGTTGACTCTTGCGGAAGCTGAAAAAACTTTATTACAACTCAAAAATCAAAATATCTGTGAAATCCTCATGCTTAGTGGTGAAGTTCATCCCCATTCAGCTAGACGGGAAGCGTGGTTTCAACGAATTTATGATTTGTGTGCATTAGCACTAGAAATGGGATTTTTACCTCATACTAACGTTGGTCCACTGAGTTGGGCAGAAATGGAAAAACTCAAAACTGTGAATGTGTCAATGGGGTTGATGTTGGAGCAGTTGACACCAAAACTATTAAATACTGTCCATCGTCATGCACCGAGTAAATTGCCCCAAGTGCGATCGCAACAATTACAATGGGCCGGAGAGTTAAAAATCCCTTTTACCACCGGGTTACTTTTAGGAATAGGGGAAACTGAGGCAGATTGGTGGGAAACTTTAGCGGCTATTTCTGAATCTCATGCCCATTACCATCATATTCAAGAGGTAATTCTTCAACCCCACAGCCCCGGAACTGTGCAAAGCTTTGACGCGCCACCATTTAATCCCCATCAATTACCGGAAGTTATTACTAGAGCGCGGGAAATTTTACCAGCAGATATAATAATTCAGATTCCCCCAAATTTAGTTGAAGATGGAAATTGGTTACTTGCTTGTATAGCTGCTGGGGCTAGAGATTTGGGAGGAATAGGGCCCAAGGATGAAGTTAATCCTGATTATCCCCATTTACAGGCAGAGGAACTGAGAAGTATTTTAGAGTCTGGGGGCTGGGAATTAGTCCCACGTTTACCACTGTATCCCCAGTTTGATCACTGGTTAGATGCAGAGTTACGACACAAGGTAAAAGGATGGCGAGAAAAACTTTAA
- the psbA gene encoding photosystem II q(b) protein, which translates to MTTTLQQRESANVWDNFCEWITSTDNRIYIGWFGVLMIPTLLAATTCFIIAFIAAPPVDIDGIREPVAGSLMYGNNIISGAVVPSSNAIGLHFYPIWEAASLDEWLYNGGPYQLVVFHFLIGAACYLGREWELSYRLGMRPWICVAFSAPLAAATAVFLIYPIGQGSFSDGMPLGISGTFNFMIVFQAEHNILMHPFHMLGVAGVFGGSLFSAMHGSLVTSSLVKETTETESQNYGYKFGQEEETYNIVAAHGYFGRLIFQYASFNNSRQLHFLLAAWPVIGIWFTALGVSTMAFNLNGFNFNQSIIDSQGRVVATWADVINRANLGMEVMHERNAHNFPLDLAASEVAPVALTAPAING; encoded by the coding sequence ATGACCACAACTTTACAACAGCGCGAAAGTGCTAACGTATGGGATAACTTTTGTGAATGGATCACCAGCACCGACAACCGGATTTATATCGGTTGGTTCGGCGTTCTCATGATTCCTACCCTGTTAGCTGCTACCACCTGCTTCATCATCGCTTTCATCGCTGCGCCTCCCGTTGACATTGACGGTATCCGTGAGCCAGTTGCAGGTTCTTTAATGTACGGAAACAACATCATCTCTGGTGCAGTTGTTCCTTCTTCTAACGCTATCGGTTTGCACTTCTACCCAATCTGGGAAGCAGCTTCCTTAGATGAGTGGTTGTATAACGGTGGTCCTTACCAATTGGTAGTTTTCCACTTCTTGATCGGTGCAGCTTGCTACTTAGGTCGTGAGTGGGAACTTTCTTACCGTTTAGGTATGCGTCCTTGGATCTGCGTAGCTTTCTCTGCACCTTTAGCAGCAGCAACCGCAGTATTCTTGATTTACCCAATTGGTCAAGGTTCATTCTCCGACGGTATGCCTTTGGGTATCTCCGGAACATTCAACTTCATGATCGTGTTCCAAGCTGAACACAACATTCTGATGCACCCCTTCCATATGTTGGGTGTAGCTGGTGTATTCGGTGGTTCTTTGTTCTCTGCAATGCACGGTTCTTTGGTAACTTCTTCCTTAGTTAAGGAAACAACTGAAACCGAATCTCAAAACTACGGTTATAAGTTCGGTCAAGAAGAAGAAACCTACAACATCGTTGCAGCTCACGGCTACTTCGGTCGCTTGATTTTCCAATACGCTTCTTTTAACAACAGCCGTCAACTACACTTCTTACTCGCTGCATGGCCAGTAATTGGTATTTGGTTCACCGCTTTGGGCGTTAGCACAATGGCATTCAACTTGAACGGTTTCAACTTCAACCAATCCATCATTGATTCTCAAGGTCGCGTTGTAGCTACCTGGGCTGATGTAATCAACCGCGCTAACTTGGGTATGGAAGTAATGCACGAGCGTAACGCTCACAACTTCCCCCTAGACTTAGCTGCTAGTGAAGTTGCTCCTGTTGCTTTGACTGCTCCTGCAATCAACGGTTAA